AGCGCGTGAGCTCGTACGCGTTGCCCGCCATGTCCCGCAGGCCGAACGGGCTCACCGACGCGGGATGCGTTCCCACCGCGTCCGGGCCAAAGGCCAACGGCCGCCGGTCATACGTCGCGTCGATGTTGGCGTCGTCGGGCTGGAGCTGGTCGCCGTGGGGATAGCGGCGACCGTCCGCGCCCCGGGCCGCGTACTCCCATTCGTGCTGGCCGCACAGGCGCGCCCCCGGCAGCCGCTTCGTCCGGTGGAGCCAGTAGAAGTAGCCCTCCAGGTCCTGCGCGGAGACGCCGGACAGTGGCAGCCGCTTCCAGTCCACGCTCGCGTGCCGCGTGCGCTCCGCGTAGAGCAGGGGCTCGCCTTCCTTCGCGGTGCGGAACTCCTCGCGGGTGCGATGGAAGGTGAAGACCCAGCCCGTTCCCTGCCGCCACCGCAGCGTGATGGTGCCTCCGTCGCCGAAGTGCGGCTGTTCGAGGATCTTCCTCGCGGGGGCGTCCGGTGGCAGGTCCTCCAGGTAGGTCAGCCAGTCTCCGAACGTCACCTCGTCGCGGCCCACCAGATAGCCGCCGGTGAGGCAGTAGCGATGCATGGGCGGGCTGAAGGTGAAGCGGCGCACCACCTCCGGCTCCGCGCTGCCCAGGAGGAAGCAGCCCGGCGGGATGTAGACGTAGCCTTCGGGCACCTGGGTGGGGAGCGTGAGGCGCAACGCTTCACGGGCGCCGTGCGTGAGGAACACCGGGACGTCCAGGGGCACCCGTCCCGGCTGCGTGACGTGGAGCAGGTAGGAGCCTTCCGGGAGGACGAAGCGCGAGCTTCCGGTGGCCGGCACGGCTTCGCGGCGGAACGGCCCGTCGCTCCGCAGGACGCGCGTGATGGACACGTGTGCCCCTGGCGGCGTGCTTTCGAGCACCAGCTCCGCGGGCTCGTGGAACCGCCGCAGGGAGGCTCCACCCTCCTTCGCTGAGTCCACCTCCTGCTCCAGGCGCTGGAGCCACGCGTCGCGCTCGTGGCGCTGGTGGAACGCTTCCGCGAGGAGGACGCGCTCGGACAGGACCTCCGCGATGAGCCGGCGCGTGTCGGGATGGTGGCGGTCGCGGTCCAGGCCGCGCTCCAGGCTCCGGCTGGCGCGGGTGAAGGCCGCTTCCGCCTTGTCACGCAGGGCGAGCGTCTCCGTCCAGCGCTTCTCCGCGGCGCTGCGCAGGCCCGTGGCATCCGTCGCGGTCTCCGGGCCCAGCGAGGAGGGCGGCCGGCCATCGAACATCGCCAGCGACTCCTCGCGGCTCGCGAGCGCCCTCGCGGCGAGGGTGCGCCCCGAGGCCAGCGCCTCCTTCGCGGTGCCCAGCTCCGCGGCGATGAAGCGCGAGTCCTCCAGGTACGCCTGGAGCCGGAGCCCGCCATACGACGCGAGGACGGCGAGCGCGAGCACGAGCGCGGTGAGCCCTCGTCCCCAACGCGCGCGGCGCACGGCCCGGTGGGATGCCCGGAGGAAGGCCTGCTCCCGGATGCCAAGGGTGGCGGGCTCCAGCACCCGCACCTCATCCAGCTGGCGCTGACCCCAGAGGGCCTCGCTGGCGCGGCGCAGGCGGTCCCACTCCGCGCTGGCTGCCTCCACGCGCTTGCGCAGCACGCGGTGCCCGATGTCGTCGTCCAGCCAGTCGCGCAGCGTGCCCCAGCTGGAGATGAGCGACTCGTGGGCGATCTCCCAGCGCGGTAGGCCGCTCACCGTGCGCGTGTGCAACAGCCGGCCTTCCACGAGCACACGCAGCGCCGCGCGGGAGACTTCATCCGACGCGTCCGCGAGGTCCTCCGCGCCACGCTCGATGCGCGTGCCCTCCGCCGTCACCAGCTGGAGCAACAGCCGCCGCGCCGCCGCGTGCTCCGCGGGGCTCATGCGCGCGAGCACTCCGTCCGCATGCCGGGACAGCGCTCCGGCCACGCCGCCCATCGCCTCCAGCGCCGAGCGCGTGATGCGGCCCCGGGCGGCGTCGCGGCGCTCCCACAGCTCGGCGAGCGCGAACTGGAGCAGCGGGAGGCTGCCCACCCCATGCGCCGTGGAATCGACGAGCGTCTGCACCAGCTCCGGCGACTCGAAGGCCACGCCCCGCGCACGGGCCGGGCCGATGATGGCCTCGCGCACGCCCTCGGGCGACAGGGGCCGGAGGATGTAGAGCGCCCGCTCCGCCTCCTCTCCCAGGCCCGGGAGCGCGCACAGGCGCGTGAGGAAGTCGCCTCGCACCGCCAGCAGCACGTGCACTCCGGGCGACGGCAGGGCCAGCTCTCCCAGGAGGCGGGCGAAGTGCGCGGCCTGGCCGGGGTCGGAGAGGGTGAGCAGCTCCTCCAGCTGGTCGACGAAGAGCAGCAGCCCGCGCCCGCGTCCATGCGTCTCGCGCAGCGCCTGTCCCAGCCAGGCTGGGGTGTCCGTGAGGGCGGTGACGAGCTCTGCTTCCCTGCGCCCCAGCACCGGCGCGAGCGCCGCCGCCAGCGCTTCGAGCGGGCGATGGCCGGGCCACAGCGTGACGACATGCGGCTCGCGTCCGTCGCCCAGGTCTCCGGCCGCCACCCGGGGCAGCACGCCCGCGCGGCATAGCGAGGACTTGCCCGTTCCAGAGTCGCCAGCGACGAGCACCAACGGCCGCGTGCGCAGGCGCTCCAGCACGGCGCGGATATCGCCTTCGCGTCCGAAGAAGAGCGCCCGGTGCTCGGCCGCGAACGGTGCGAGCCCTCGATAGGGATTGCCAGCAGCCAGCGGCGCGGGCGCGATGGAGCGCTCCAGCTGCTCCAGGGATTCGCTCAGCGCCTCCGCTGAATTGATGCGCTCCAGCGGATCCACCGCGAGACAGCGCTGGATGAGCGCGGCGAAGTCGGGGTCCACCTCCGGACCCAGCGCGGCGCGGGGCGGGGTGTCCTCGGGCTTCCGCGAGGCCCGGCGGGGCACCTGGCCCGTGCACAGCTCATGGAGGATGAGGCCCAGCGCGTACAGGTCGCTGCGGGCGGAGGCCGGGCCTCCGGTGAGCACCTCCGGCGCCAGGTAGGGCAGGGTGCCCACGAGCAGCGGAGAGCCGGACGCCAGCTCCGCGCCCACCTCGAAGCGCTCGGCGAGGCCGAAGTCGAGCAGCTTCACCTCGCCCTCGCGCGTGACGAGCGCGTTGGAGGGCTTGAGGTCGCGGTGCAGGACGCCCTGGCGGTGCGCCGCCGCGAGCCCCCGCGCCAGGCCCACGCCCAGGGACAGCACCCGGCGCCACGGCACCGGCAGGGGCAGCTCCGCGAGCGTCTCGCCGACGACGTACTCGGACACGATGTACGGGTGGCCCTCCACCGCGCCCACGCTGAACACGCTGACGATGTTCGCGTGTTGCAGCCGCGCGAGCGCCCGGGCCTCCGTGGTGAACAGGTCGCGGAAGCGTTCATCCGGCTGCGCCGCCGCCATGAACTTCACCGCCACGCGCCGGTCCAGCGACGTGTCGTGCGCCAGGTAGACGATGCCCATCCCGCCCCGGCCCAGCGGGCGCTCCAGGCGGAACGCATCGAACGACGGTGGCGGCGTCCATGGCTCCGGCTCCGGCGGCGGCAGCCGGTCCGTCTCCCTCTCGTCGGGGGGCTCCGGGTCCTCCACGGACGAGCGCTGGATGCCGGGCGTGAGCGTGGCCAGCATGCTCCGGCACTCGTTGCATCCCGCGGCGTGGCGGTGCACCTGCGCCAGCGCCTCATCCGTCAGCTGGTCCTCGAGGAGCTGGACCAGGATGTCGTCGGTCAGGCAGCTGGAAGGGGGCGCGCTCACGGAGTGGGGACCTTCACGCTAGCCATGCGGCGCGCGGCGTTCAATGACACACGCGGACACGACACCCCGCACCGTGCGCGCAATGCGCGTGCGGGGCGGGGCGGGGCGCGGCATGGTATGGCGTTGCCATGTCCCAGGTGTCCGCACTGGCCACGACCTTCCTCTCGCACACGAAGACGCGCTTCGTGGCCCCCTCGCCGGAAGCGCTCGCGGAACTCGACGCCCTGCTGTCTCGCGCCTGGGAGGACGCGCAGGCCCGCTGGCCCGGCGTCCCGCTGTCCGCCGAGCGCTTCGTCACCCACGTCGCGGAGCGGCTCCCCCCGGCGAGCCCCACCGCGCCCATCGCGCCGCTCGTCTCCGCCCTGTCCCTGCCGGAGCTGTACCTGGCGTGCGCGTGCCTCCAGGGCCACTCCGTCGCGCTGGAGGCCTTCGAGCGCCACTACCTGGCCCGGCTGCCGGAGCGGCTGCGGAGCCTGCGCCAACCCGACGCGATGATCGACGAGGTCCGCCAGCGCGTGGGCGTGAAGCTCCTGGTGGCCAACGCGGGCCACGCGCCCGCCATCGCGGACTACACGGGGCGTGGGGGCCTCTTGAGCTGGGTGGTCGTCATCGCCAGCCGCATCACCAACAAGCTGCGCGGACAGGAGAAGCCCTCCACGGAGGACGACGCGGAGGAGCTGTTCAAGGCGCTGCCCGCGCAGGGGCTGGATCCGGAGCTGGACGTGATGAAGCGCCGCCACCACGCGGCCTTCCGTCAGGCCGTGAGGGAAGCCGCCGCCACGCTGTCGGCCGAGGACCGCCATCTGCTCCGCCTCCACTTCGCCGACCGGCTCTCCACGTATGAGATGGCGCCGCTCTTCCGCGTCAACCAGTCCACCATCTCCCGCTGGCTGAAGCGGGTGCAGCAGCAGGTCTACACGGAGACCCGGCGCCGCCTGCAGGAACAGCTGGGCCTCTCCACGGAGGACTTCCAGAGCTTCATCGCCTTCGTGGACAGCCAGCTGGACCTGACCTTGAGCCAGCTCCTCGACGAGAAGCGCGAGCCCCCGTCCGAAGGCTGAGCTACTGCACGCGCGCGGGCTCCGCCTTTGGGGGGCCATAGGAGAGGTTTCGCAGCAGCGCGGCCCCGGGCTTCACGTCGCCCCGGCTCACCGTGCACACCTCTCCTTCCCCGAGTGCGTCGCCTGTGTCCGCCTGGAAGCGGCCGGGGCACTCCTGGAGGATGCCCTCCAGCGCGCGGCCGTCCCGGGTGCGGGAGAGGCAGGTGGCGCCGTCGGGTGCCCAGGCCGCTTCGAAGGACCCCTTCGCCGGGTCCCACTCCCGCGTCACTTCCGTCGCGCGCTCCAGCACGCCCAGCCGGTCGTAGATGTCGATGGTGGTGTCCTGGCGCGTGTGGCTCCGGCCATTGCCGCAGTAGTCCGCGCGGGCCAGCCGGGTGCATGCCTGGTGGAGGCCGGCCAGTGACTTCCCGTCCCGG
This DNA window, taken from Corallococcus coralloides DSM 2259, encodes the following:
- a CDS encoding bifunctional serine/threonine-protein kinase/formylglycine-generating enzyme family protein — translated: MSAPPSSCLTDDILVQLLEDQLTDEALAQVHRHAAGCNECRSMLATLTPGIQRSSVEDPEPPDERETDRLPPPEPEPWTPPPSFDAFRLERPLGRGGMGIVYLAHDTSLDRRVAVKFMAAAQPDERFRDLFTTEARALARLQHANIVSVFSVGAVEGHPYIVSEYVVGETLAELPLPVPWRRVLSLGVGLARGLAAAHRQGVLHRDLKPSNALVTREGEVKLLDFGLAERFEVGAELASGSPLLVGTLPYLAPEVLTGGPASARSDLYALGLILHELCTGQVPRRASRKPEDTPPRAALGPEVDPDFAALIQRCLAVDPLERINSAEALSESLEQLERSIAPAPLAAGNPYRGLAPFAAEHRALFFGREGDIRAVLERLRTRPLVLVAGDSGTGKSSLCRAGVLPRVAAGDLGDGREPHVVTLWPGHRPLEALAAALAPVLGRREAELVTALTDTPAWLGQALRETHGRGRGLLLFVDQLEELLTLSDPGQAAHFARLLGELALPSPGVHVLLAVRGDFLTRLCALPGLGEEAERALYILRPLSPEGVREAIIGPARARGVAFESPELVQTLVDSTAHGVGSLPLLQFALAELWERRDAARGRITRSALEAMGGVAGALSRHADGVLARMSPAEHAAARRLLLQLVTAEGTRIERGAEDLADASDEVSRAALRVLVEGRLLHTRTVSGLPRWEIAHESLISSWGTLRDWLDDDIGHRVLRKRVEAASAEWDRLRRASEALWGQRQLDEVRVLEPATLGIREQAFLRASHRAVRRARWGRGLTALVLALAVLASYGGLRLQAYLEDSRFIAAELGTAKEALASGRTLAARALASREESLAMFDGRPPSSLGPETATDATGLRSAAEKRWTETLALRDKAEAAFTRASRSLERGLDRDRHHPDTRRLIAEVLSERVLLAEAFHQRHERDAWLQRLEQEVDSAKEGGASLRRFHEPAELVLESTPPGAHVSITRVLRSDGPFRREAVPATGSSRFVLPEGSYLLHVTQPGRVPLDVPVFLTHGAREALRLTLPTQVPEGYVYIPPGCFLLGSAEPEVVRRFTFSPPMHRYCLTGGYLVGRDEVTFGDWLTYLEDLPPDAPARKILEQPHFGDGGTITLRWRQGTGWVFTFHRTREEFRTAKEGEPLLYAERTRHASVDWKRLPLSGVSAQDLEGYFYWLHRTKRLPGARLCGQHEWEYAARGADGRRYPHGDQLQPDDANIDATYDRRPLAFGPDAVGTHPASVSPFGLRDMAGNAYELTRSVTPEFGSVVLRGGSWYYDSFVAASADLSPGDATARDVRIGVRVCASFDPR
- a CDS encoding sigma-70 family RNA polymerase sigma factor; the encoded protein is MSQVSALATTFLSHTKTRFVAPSPEALAELDALLSRAWEDAQARWPGVPLSAERFVTHVAERLPPASPTAPIAPLVSALSLPELYLACACLQGHSVALEAFERHYLARLPERLRSLRQPDAMIDEVRQRVGVKLLVANAGHAPAIADYTGRGGLLSWVVVIASRITNKLRGQEKPSTEDDAEELFKALPAQGLDPELDVMKRRHHAAFRQAVREAAATLSAEDRHLLRLHFADRLSTYEMAPLFRVNQSTISRWLKRVQQQVYTETRRRLQEQLGLSTEDFQSFIAFVDSQLDLTLSQLLDEKREPPSEG